In Phragmites australis chromosome 16, lpPhrAust1.1, whole genome shotgun sequence, one DNA window encodes the following:
- the LOC133895598 gene encoding thaumatin-like protein 1, whose amino-acid sequence MASQLRLLGTPTSIAFLILSFFQGSVCGITFTFTNRCGDTVWPGLLSGSGTPPLESTGFALSPGQSRSLYAPQGWSGRFWGRSGCDFDSSGKGSCSTGDCGSGEVECRGAGASPPATLAEFTLDGAGGKDFYDVSLVDGYNLPMLVQAAAPDCPDTGCLNDLNERCPDELRADDGRACRSACEAFGSPEYCCNGAYGNPDTCHPSQYSQLFKSACPKSYSYAYDDATSTFTCNHTDYTITFCPKSTPFSGKSNKNSSRRPSHEQLEDEVWLASLKASDAGAMKATPWLASVALQFALTVAVVVMLVGVDHPLFSLL is encoded by the exons ATGGCTTCTCAGTTGCGTCTGCTCGGCACCCCGACCTCCATCGCCTTCctcatcctctccttcttccAAG GGTCGGTGTGCGGCATCACGTTCACGTTCACCAACCGGTGCGGGGACACGGTGTGGCCGGGGTTGCTGTCGGGCTCCGGCACGCCGCCTCTGGAGAGCACCGGCTTCGCGCTCTCGCCGGGGCAATCGCGCTCGCTGTACGCGCCCCAGGGGTGGTCGGGCCGCTTCTGGGGCCGGTCGGGCTGCGACTTCGACTCCTCCGGGAAGGGCTCCTGCTCCACGGGGGACTGCGGCTCCGGCGAGGTGGAGTGCCGCGGCGCGGGGGCGTCCCCGCCCGCCACGCTCGCTGAGTTCACCCTCGACGGCGCCGGCGGGAAGGACTTCTATGACGTCAGCCTCGTCGACGGCTACAACCTGCCCATGCTGGTCCAGGCGGCCGCGCCGGATTGCCCCGACACGGGGTGCCTCAACGACCTCAACGAGCGCTGCCCCGACGAGCTCCGCGCCGACGACGGACGCGCGTGCCGCAGCGCGTGCGAGGCGTTCGGCAGCCCCGAGTACTGCTGCAACGGCGCCTACGGCAACCCCGATACCTGCCACCCCTCCCAGTACTCGCAGCTCTTCAAGTCGGCGTGCCCCAAGTCCTACAGCTATGCCTACGACGacgccacctccaccttcacctgcAACCACACCGACTACACCATCACCTTCTGCCCCAAATCCACTCCATTCAG CGGGAAATCCAACAAGAACTCGTCACGGAGGCCAAGCCACGAGCAGCTGGAAGACGAAGTGTGGCTTGCGTCCTTGAAGGCCAGCGACGCTGGTGCGATGAAAGCAACACCATGGTTGGCATCAGTTGCCCTCCAATTTGCCCTGACAGTTGCAGTGGTGGTCATGCTTGTTGGAGTGGATCATCCTCTCTTTAGCCTGCTATGA